A single window of Rickettsiella endosymbiont of Dermanyssus gallinae DNA harbors:
- the yihA gene encoding ribosome biogenesis GTP-binding protein YihA/YsxC → MTTFTFPPTRFLTSAAQLSQLPPDKGAEVAFIGRSNSGKSTAINAITGIKGLARASKTPGRTQLLNFFQITEEQRLVDLPGYGFARVHDQRKEEWEVVISDYLQTRHSLKGLIITMDSRHPLKERDESMLTWAANYQIPVYILLTKADKLTRQQSLKVLKETQQRLITLNNSSIVQLFSATKGTGLETAQRTILNWLQHK, encoded by the coding sequence TTGACTACTTTTACTTTTCCACCCACACGCTTCTTAACCAGCGCGGCTCAACTCAGTCAATTACCCCCCGATAAAGGCGCAGAAGTCGCCTTTATCGGTCGATCTAACTCCGGAAAATCAACGGCCATTAATGCGATTACAGGGATAAAAGGATTAGCCAGAGCCAGTAAAACACCAGGACGTACACAATTACTTAATTTTTTTCAAATTACCGAGGAACAACGCCTGGTCGATCTGCCTGGTTATGGCTTCGCCCGCGTTCATGATCAAAGAAAAGAAGAGTGGGAAGTCGTCATCTCTGATTATCTGCAAACCAGACATTCACTAAAAGGCTTAATTATTACGATGGACAGCCGCCATCCACTGAAAGAACGTGACGAGTCTATGCTTACGTGGGCTGCGAATTATCAAATCCCCGTCTACATCCTGCTAACAAAAGCCGATAAACTAACCCGCCAGCAGTCCTTAAAAGTTTTAAAAGAAACTCAACAGCGACTCATCACGCTAAACAATAGCAGCATTGTCCAGCTTTTCTCGGCCACAAAAGGTACTGGGCTTGAGACTGCTCAACGCACCATTCTAAATTGGCTACAGCACAAATAG
- a CDS encoding beta/gamma crystallin domain-containing protein, whose protein sequence is MDITNSINTPGLMRSTELIRSIRLTYNLEINSIFEKRLMLLARNGKKIALSMIQLNILNIEGDEAPLDIPIGRMKVTQDGKICCESMVTQSQFKLSEENNEVYLGSIKVVAENKHIAAAIITPGNKPDIDFEKLQTPVVLLSVTFKTEYPKVIGKILPNDPKEAFIYALYDEDISSNESEEVSFYTGINFTGDRYTYKVGYCGDYPSTHPLNDKFKSVRVGSKCKLYVWEDGYHKGKQTIFTADSANMNIGGNGLSSFTIIHNT, encoded by the coding sequence ATGGACATAACTAATTCAATAAATACCCCAGGTTTAATGAGGTCAACGGAATTAATACGATCGATACGGCTTACTTACAATCTAGAAATAAATTCAATTTTTGAAAAAAGATTGATGCTTTTAGCAAGAAATGGCAAAAAAATAGCGCTATCAATGATTCAGCTGAATATTTTGAACATAGAAGGCGATGAAGCGCCATTAGACATTCCTATTGGGAGAATGAAAGTAACCCAAGACGGTAAAATATGCTGTGAGAGCATGGTTACTCAGTCACAGTTTAAGTTATCCGAGGAAAACAACGAAGTTTATTTGGGGAGCATAAAAGTAGTTGCTGAAAATAAGCACATCGCCGCCGCTATTATTACTCCTGGAAATAAGCCCGATATAGATTTTGAAAAGTTACAGACACCGGTAGTGTTACTTTCTGTTACATTTAAAACAGAATATCCTAAAGTCATTGGAAAAATTTTACCAAACGATCCAAAAGAGGCTTTTATTTATGCGCTCTATGATGAAGATATCAGTAGCAATGAGAGTGAAGAAGTGAGCTTTTATACTGGAATAAATTTCACTGGCGATCGATATACTTATAAAGTAGGTTATTGTGGTGATTATCCTAGTACCCATCCTCTAAATGATAAATTTAAATCAGTAAGGGTGGGCTCTAAGTGTAAACTTTATGTTTGGGAGGATGGTTATCATAAAGGTAAGCAGACAATTTTCACAGCAGATAGCGCCAATATGAATATTGGCGGGAATGGCTTATCTTCTTTTACTATTATTCATAATACATAG